One window from the genome of Salvia miltiorrhiza cultivar Shanhuang (shh) chromosome 7, IMPLAD_Smil_shh, whole genome shotgun sequence encodes:
- the LOC130993721 gene encoding pyruvate dehydrogenase E1 component subunit alpha, mitochondrial isoform X2 yields the protein MAQLTHRASALHKSIPAVLFAARGLATASTSPITVETSLPFTGHKIDPPSRSVETSSQELLTFFRDMALMRRMEIAADSLYKAKLIRGFCHLYDGQEAVCVGMEAAINKKDCIITAYRDHCIFLGRGGTLLEAFAELMGRKSGCSKGKGGSMHFYKKEGGFYGGHGIVGAQVPLGCGLAFAQKYSKDESVTFAMYGDGAANQGQLFEALNMAALWDLPAILVCENNHYGMGTAEWRAAKSPAYYKRGDYVPGLKVDGMDVLAVKQACKFAKEHALKNGPIILEMDTYRYHGHSMSDPGSTYRTRDEISGVRQERDPIERVRKLILTHDIATEKELKDTEKEVRKEVDEAIAQAKESPMPDPSELFTNVYVKGLGTESFGADRKELRTVLP from the exons ATGGCTCAGCTGACTCACCGCGCCTCCGCTCTCCATAAATCCATCCCCGCAGTCCTCTTCGCCGCGCGGGGCCTCGCCACCGCCTCCACATCCCCAATCACGGTGGAGACCTCCCTCCCCTTCACCGGCCACAAGATCGATCCGCCGTCGCGCTCCGTCGAGACCTCCTCGCAGGAGCTCCTCACCTTCTTCCGCGACATGGCGCTCATGCGCCGTATGGAAATCGCGGCCGATTCGCTCTACAAGGCCAAGTTGATTCGTGGATTCTGCCACCTATACGACGGCCAGGAGGCCGTCTGTGTCGGGATGGAGGCCGCGATTAACAAGAAGGATTGCATAATCACCGCCTACCGCGACCACTGCATCTTCCTAGGGCGTGGGGGAACTCTGCTGGAAGCGTTCGCGGAGCTGATGGGGAGGAAATCCGGGTGCTCGAAGGGGAAGGGAGGCTCGATGCATTTTTACAAGAAGGAGGGAGGTTTTTACGGCGGACATGGAATCGTCGGGGCGCAGGTTCCATTGGGTTGTGGATTGGCCTTCGCGCAAAAGTACAGCAAGGATGAGAGTGTGACGTTCGCGATGTACGGAGACGGTGCCGCGAACCAGGGGCAGTTGTTTGAGGCGTTGAACATGGCCGCGCTGTGGGATCTGCCTGCTATTTTGGTCTGCGAAAATAATCACT ATGGAATGGGCACAGCAGAATGGAGGGCAGCAAAGAGTCCTGCTTATTATAAGAGAGGAGATTATGTTCCAGGTTTGAAG GTGGATGGTATGGATGTCCTTGCTGTCAAACAAGCATGCAAGTTTGCAAAGGAGCATGCTCTCAAGAATGGACCAATT ATTCTTGAAATGGACACCTACAGATACCATGGACACTCCATGTCTGATCCTGGAAGCACATACCGTACACGTGATGAAATCTCTGGTGTTAGACAG GAACGTGACCCAATTGAAAGAGTCAGAAAGCTTATCCTGACTCACGATATTGCCACTGAGAAGGAACTGAAG GATACCGAAAAAGAAGTAAGAAAAGAGGTGGATGAAGCCATTGCACAAGCTAAG GAGAGTCCCATGCCTGACCCTTCAGAGCTGTTCACTAATGTATATGTCAAAGGCCTGGGAACTGAG TCATTCGGAGCAGACAGAAAAGAATTGAGAACTGTGCTTCCATGA
- the LOC130993721 gene encoding pyruvate dehydrogenase E1 component subunit alpha, mitochondrial isoform X1 translates to MAQLTHRASALHKSIPAVLFAARGLATASTSPITVETSLPFTGHKIDPPSRSVETSSQELLTFFRDMALMRRMEIAADSLYKAKLIRGFCHLYDGQEAVCVGMEAAINKKDCIITAYRDHCIFLGRGGTLLEAFAELMGRKSGCSKGKGGSMHFYKKEGGFYGGHGIVGAQVPLGCGLAFAQKYSKDESVTFAMYGDGAANQGQLFEALNMAALWDLPAILVCENNHYGMGTAEWRAAKSPAYYKRGDYVPGLKVDGMDVLAVKQACKFAKEHALKNGPIILEMDTYRYHGHSMSDPGSTYRTRDEISGVRQERDPIERVRKLILTHDIATEKELKDTEKEVRKEVDEAIAQAKESPMPDPSELFTNVYVKGLGTEVKLFHYIHLFLSRLLTTIVLEFLL, encoded by the exons ATGGCTCAGCTGACTCACCGCGCCTCCGCTCTCCATAAATCCATCCCCGCAGTCCTCTTCGCCGCGCGGGGCCTCGCCACCGCCTCCACATCCCCAATCACGGTGGAGACCTCCCTCCCCTTCACCGGCCACAAGATCGATCCGCCGTCGCGCTCCGTCGAGACCTCCTCGCAGGAGCTCCTCACCTTCTTCCGCGACATGGCGCTCATGCGCCGTATGGAAATCGCGGCCGATTCGCTCTACAAGGCCAAGTTGATTCGTGGATTCTGCCACCTATACGACGGCCAGGAGGCCGTCTGTGTCGGGATGGAGGCCGCGATTAACAAGAAGGATTGCATAATCACCGCCTACCGCGACCACTGCATCTTCCTAGGGCGTGGGGGAACTCTGCTGGAAGCGTTCGCGGAGCTGATGGGGAGGAAATCCGGGTGCTCGAAGGGGAAGGGAGGCTCGATGCATTTTTACAAGAAGGAGGGAGGTTTTTACGGCGGACATGGAATCGTCGGGGCGCAGGTTCCATTGGGTTGTGGATTGGCCTTCGCGCAAAAGTACAGCAAGGATGAGAGTGTGACGTTCGCGATGTACGGAGACGGTGCCGCGAACCAGGGGCAGTTGTTTGAGGCGTTGAACATGGCCGCGCTGTGGGATCTGCCTGCTATTTTGGTCTGCGAAAATAATCACT ATGGAATGGGCACAGCAGAATGGAGGGCAGCAAAGAGTCCTGCTTATTATAAGAGAGGAGATTATGTTCCAGGTTTGAAG GTGGATGGTATGGATGTCCTTGCTGTCAAACAAGCATGCAAGTTTGCAAAGGAGCATGCTCTCAAGAATGGACCAATT ATTCTTGAAATGGACACCTACAGATACCATGGACACTCCATGTCTGATCCTGGAAGCACATACCGTACACGTGATGAAATCTCTGGTGTTAGACAG GAACGTGACCCAATTGAAAGAGTCAGAAAGCTTATCCTGACTCACGATATTGCCACTGAGAAGGAACTGAAG GATACCGAAAAAGAAGTAAGAAAAGAGGTGGATGAAGCCATTGCACAAGCTAAG GAGAGTCCCATGCCTGACCCTTCAGAGCTGTTCACTAATGTATATGTCAAAGGCCTGGGAACTGAGGTAAAATTATTTCattatattcatttatttttaagtaGACTCTTAACAACTATAGTTCTCGAATTTCTATTGTAA